One genomic region from Pogona vitticeps strain Pit_001003342236 chromosome 12, PviZW2.1, whole genome shotgun sequence encodes:
- the LOC140702419 gene encoding putative ribosome biogenesis protein RLP24, which yields MRVEKCYFCSSPVYPGHGVLFVRNDCKAFRFCRSKCHKNFKRKRNPRKVRWTKAFRKGAGKELTVDNSFEFEKRRNEPVKYQRELWNKTVDAMKRVEEIKRKRQATFIMNRLKKGKELQKAQDITEVKQNIHLIQAPQAVKGKQLEEKMVQQLRDTMETEDSS from the exons ATGAGGGTGGAGAAGTGCTACTTCTGCTCGAGCCCGGTCTACCCGGGCCACGGGGTCCTCTTCGTCCGCAACGACTGCAAG GCTTTCCGCTTCTGCCGCTCCAAATGCCACAAGAACTTCAAGAGGAAGCGGAATCCCCGGAAGGTCCGCTGGACCAAAGCCTTCCGCAAGGGCGCCGGCAAAGAGCTGACCGTG GACAATTCGTTTGAATTTGAGAAGCGAAGAAATGAACCTGTGAAATATCAGCGAGAGCTTTGGAACAAGACAG ttgacgCCATGAAGAGGGTAGAGGAGATCAAACGAAAGCGTCAAGCCACTTTCATTATGAACAG GctaaagaaggggaaggaactGCAGAAAGCACAAGACATTACGGAAGTCAAGCAGAACATCCACCTCATCCAGGCTCCACAGGCAG tCAAAGGCAAACAGTTGGAGGAGAAGATGGTCCAGCAGCTGCGGGACACCATGGAAACCGAAGATTCTTCCTAG
- the MINDY2 gene encoding ubiquitin carboxyl-terminal hydrolase MINDY-2 isoform X2 produces the protein MESPAEPPSPSGATTTTTSSSVGVSGGPGAPPPEEEEGGGGGGEEGEAGAGAAAGAPPAGSPSEGGSGSGSPAGSSLGSFSHLLSSSSSSSSSSSSSSSSSRGDPSGAPLPSDEPGGAPGEAAAAEEEEEEEEAGAASASASPSGPASPSPRPGPGPGPCPPPPPGPPGGVGVGGAKERFPGQSVYHLKWVRWKEASTPVVTQNENGPCPLLAIMNVLLLAWKVKLPPMMEIITAEQLMEYLGDYILDSKPKEISETQRLNYEQNMSDAMAILHKLQTGLDVNVKFTGVRVFEYTPECIVFDLLDIPLYHGWLVDPQMADIVKAVGNCSYNQLVEKIIFCKQSENSELVAEGSVAEQFLHQTATQLTYHGLCELTSSVQEGELCVFFRNNHFSTMTKHKGQLYLLVTDQGFLTEDKVVWESLHNVDGDGNFCDSEFHLRPPSDPETVYRGQQDQIDQQEQQSQDLNWEQLPEGISDLELAKKLQEEEDRRASQYYQEQEQAAAAAATAAAATPAQVQPAQGVAALSTGRPSAGSERKRKEPREKEKEKEREKEKEKEKEKTTCAIL, from the exons atGGAGAGCCCGGCGGAGCCCCCCTCGCCCAGcggggccaccaccaccaccaccagcagcagcgtCGGCGTCTCCGGGGGTCCCGGTGCCCCCCCTccggaagaggaggaaggaggaggaggagggggagaggagggcgaggcgggggcgggggcggcggcgggggcaccGCCCGCGGGGAGCCCTTCGGAGGGGGGCTCCGGGTCCGGCAGCCCCGCGGGCTCCTCGCTCGGCTCCTTCTCGCACctgctctcctcttcctcctcctcctcctcttcttcctcttcctcttcttcctcctcccgcGGAGACCCGAGCGGCGCCCCCCTGCCCAGCGACGAGCCCGGCGGGGCCCcgggcgaggcggcggcggcggaggaggaggaggaggaggaggaggccggggctgcctctgcctctgcctcgcCCTCGGGGCCGGCCTCTCCGTCTCCTCGTCCCGGTCCCGGTCCCggtccttgtcctcctcctcctccgggtcCCCCGGGGGGCGTCGGCGTCGGGGGGGCGAAGGAGCGCTTCCCGGGCCAGTCGGTCTACCACCTGAAGTGGGTCCGCTGGAAGGAGGCGAGCACCCCGGTGGTCACCCAGAACGAGAACGGGCCCTGCCCGCTCCTGGCCATCATGAACGTCCTCCTCCTGGCCTGGAAG GTGAAACTCCCGCCCATGATGGAAATCATCACCGCTGAGCAGCTGATGGAATACTTAG GTGACTACATTCTTGATTCAAAACCAAAAGAAATCTCAGAAACGCAGCGCTTGAACTATGAGCAG AACATGAGCGATGCCATGGCCATCCTGCATAAGCTCCAGACGGGCCTGGATGTGAACGTCAAGTTCACTGGCGTGCGGGTCTTTGAATACACACCTGAATGCATCGTGTTTGACCTCTTGGATATTCCGTTATACCACGGGTGGCTGGTAGACCCTCAG aTGGCCGACATTGTGAAAGCCGTCGGAAACTGCAGCTACAACCAGCTTGTGGAGAAAATCATTTTTTGCAAGCAGTCGGAGAACAGCGAGCTGGtggcagaag GTTCGGTCGCAGAGCAGTTCCTCCACCAGACGGCCACGCAGCTGACCTACCACGGCCTTTGCGAGCTGACCTCCTCAGTGCAAGAAGGGGAGTTGTGCGTCTTCTTCCGAAACAACCACTTCAGCACCATGACCAAACACAAG GGACAGCTTTACTTGCTGGTGACCGACCAGGGCTTCCTGACAGAAGATAAAGTCGTCTGGGAGAGTCTCCACAACGTGGATGGGGACGGAAACTTCTGTGATTCAGAATTCCACCTGCGACCGCCGTCGGACCCGGAGACCGTTTACAGAGGGCAGCAAGACCAGATAGACCAG CAAGAGCAGCAGAGCCAAGATCTCAACTGGGAGCAGCTGCCGGAAGGGATCAGTGACCTCGAACTTGCCAAGAAGCTCCAGGAGGAAGAGGACCGGCGGGCTTCCCAGTACTATCAGGAGCAGGAacaggcggcggcagcagcagcaacagcagcggcTGCCACCCCTGCTCAGGTCCAG CCGGCACAGGGAGTGGCCGCTCTGTCCACTGGAAGACCCTCTGCGGGCAGCGAGCGGAAACGGAAGGAGCCtcgagagaaggagaaagagaaagagcgggagaaagagaaagagaaggagaaggagaagaccaCCTGTGCCATCCTGTAG
- the MINDY2 gene encoding ubiquitin carboxyl-terminal hydrolase MINDY-2 isoform X1 has product MESPAEPPSPSGATTTTTSSSVGVSGGPGAPPPEEEEGGGGGGEEGEAGAGAAAGAPPAGSPSEGGSGSGSPAGSSLGSFSHLLSSSSSSSSSSSSSSSSSRGDPSGAPLPSDEPGGAPGEAAAAEEEEEEEEAGAASASASPSGPASPSPRPGPGPGPCPPPPPGPPGGVGVGGAKERFPGQSVYHLKWVRWKEASTPVVTQNENGPCPLLAIMNVLLLAWKVKLPPMMEIITAEQLMEYLGDYILDSKPKEISETQRLNYEQNMSDAMAILHKLQTGLDVNVKFTGVRVFEYTPECIVFDLLDIPLYHGWLVDPQMADIVKAVGNCSYNQLVEKIIFCKQSENSELVAEGSVAEQFLHQTATQLTYHGLCELTSSVQEGELCVFFRNNHFSTMTKHKGQLYLLVTDQGFLTEDKVVWESLHNVDGDGNFCDSEFHLRPPSDPETVYRGQQDQIDQDYLMALSLQQEQQSQDLNWEQLPEGISDLELAKKLQEEEDRRASQYYQEQEQAAAAAATAAAATPAQVQPAQGVAALSTGRPSAGSERKRKEPREKEKEKEREKEKEKEKEKTTCAIL; this is encoded by the exons atGGAGAGCCCGGCGGAGCCCCCCTCGCCCAGcggggccaccaccaccaccaccagcagcagcgtCGGCGTCTCCGGGGGTCCCGGTGCCCCCCCTccggaagaggaggaaggaggaggaggagggggagaggagggcgaggcgggggcgggggcggcggcgggggcaccGCCCGCGGGGAGCCCTTCGGAGGGGGGCTCCGGGTCCGGCAGCCCCGCGGGCTCCTCGCTCGGCTCCTTCTCGCACctgctctcctcttcctcctcctcctcctcttcttcctcttcctcttcttcctcctcccgcGGAGACCCGAGCGGCGCCCCCCTGCCCAGCGACGAGCCCGGCGGGGCCCcgggcgaggcggcggcggcggaggaggaggaggaggaggaggaggccggggctgcctctgcctctgcctcgcCCTCGGGGCCGGCCTCTCCGTCTCCTCGTCCCGGTCCCGGTCCCggtccttgtcctcctcctcctccgggtcCCCCGGGGGGCGTCGGCGTCGGGGGGGCGAAGGAGCGCTTCCCGGGCCAGTCGGTCTACCACCTGAAGTGGGTCCGCTGGAAGGAGGCGAGCACCCCGGTGGTCACCCAGAACGAGAACGGGCCCTGCCCGCTCCTGGCCATCATGAACGTCCTCCTCCTGGCCTGGAAG GTGAAACTCCCGCCCATGATGGAAATCATCACCGCTGAGCAGCTGATGGAATACTTAG GTGACTACATTCTTGATTCAAAACCAAAAGAAATCTCAGAAACGCAGCGCTTGAACTATGAGCAG AACATGAGCGATGCCATGGCCATCCTGCATAAGCTCCAGACGGGCCTGGATGTGAACGTCAAGTTCACTGGCGTGCGGGTCTTTGAATACACACCTGAATGCATCGTGTTTGACCTCTTGGATATTCCGTTATACCACGGGTGGCTGGTAGACCCTCAG aTGGCCGACATTGTGAAAGCCGTCGGAAACTGCAGCTACAACCAGCTTGTGGAGAAAATCATTTTTTGCAAGCAGTCGGAGAACAGCGAGCTGGtggcagaag GTTCGGTCGCAGAGCAGTTCCTCCACCAGACGGCCACGCAGCTGACCTACCACGGCCTTTGCGAGCTGACCTCCTCAGTGCAAGAAGGGGAGTTGTGCGTCTTCTTCCGAAACAACCACTTCAGCACCATGACCAAACACAAG GGACAGCTTTACTTGCTGGTGACCGACCAGGGCTTCCTGACAGAAGATAAAGTCGTCTGGGAGAGTCTCCACAACGTGGATGGGGACGGAAACTTCTGTGATTCAGAATTCCACCTGCGACCGCCGTCGGACCCGGAGACCGTTTACAGAGGGCAGCAAGACCAGATAGACCAG GACTACCTGATGGCCCTCTCCCTGCAGCAAGAGCAGCAGAGCCAAGATCTCAACTGGGAGCAGCTGCCGGAAGGGATCAGTGACCTCGAACTTGCCAAGAAGCTCCAGGAGGAAGAGGACCGGCGGGCTTCCCAGTACTATCAGGAGCAGGAacaggcggcggcagcagcagcaacagcagcggcTGCCACCCCTGCTCAGGTCCAG CCGGCACAGGGAGTGGCCGCTCTGTCCACTGGAAGACCCTCTGCGGGCAGCGAGCGGAAACGGAAGGAGCCtcgagagaaggagaaagagaaagagcgggagaaagagaaagagaaggagaaggagaagaccaCCTGTGCCATCCTGTAG